A DNA window from Falco peregrinus isolate bFalPer1 chromosome 8, bFalPer1.pri, whole genome shotgun sequence contains the following coding sequences:
- the LOC101921591 gene encoding C-terminal-binding protein 2-like isoform X1: MDRHKVKRQRLDRICEGIRPPIVNGPMPARPLVALLDGRDCTVEMPILKDVATVAFCDAQSTQEIHEKVLNEAVGALMYHTITLSRQDLEKFKALRVIVRIGSGYDNVDIKSAAELGIAVCNIPSSSVEETADSTLCHILNLYRRVTWLHQAMREGNRASSVEQIREVAGGAVRIRGETLGIIGLGRVGQAVALRAKSFGFNVIFYDPYLPDGVERSLGLQRVGTLQDLLMHSDCITLHCSLNEHNHHLINDFTIKQMRQGCFLVNTARGGLVDEKALAQALKEGRIRGTALDVHESEPFSFAQGPLKDAPNVICTPHTAWYSEQASIESREDAAKEIRRAITGHIPDALRNCVNKEYLLLAAQWSSIDPATVYPELNGAAAYRFPPVVGVATPGLPEPPVVEGIVAHGIPPVSHSAPRTPSPGETSKLDADREIPADQ; this comes from the exons ATGGACCGGCACAAAGTCAAGCGGCAGCGGCTGGACCGGATCTGCGAAG GCATACGGCCTCCTATTGTGAATGGCCCGATGCCAGCACGGCCACTGGTTGCGCTCCTGGATGGACGAGATTGCACGGTGGAGATGCCCATCTTGAAGGATGTTGCTACGGTGGCATTTTGCGATGCTCAGTCAACTCAGGAAATCCATGAAAAG GTGCTGAATGAAGCAGTAGGAGCTCTGATGTATCACACCATTACCCTCTCTCGTCAGGATCTGGAGAAATTCAAAGCCCTCAGGGTCATTGTGCGTATTGGCAGTGGCTATGACAATGTTGACATCAAATCTGCTGCAGAATTAG GCATTGCAGTTTGCAACATCCCTTCCTCCTCAGTAGAGGAGACTGCTGACTCCACCCTCTGCCACATCTTGAACCTATATCGCCGTGTTACTTGGCTACATCAGGCTATGCGTGAAGGGAATCGAGCCTCGAGTGTAGAACAGATTCGAGAGGTGGCTGGAGGCGCTGTGCGTATCCGTGGGGAGACTTTGGGCATCATTGGACTAG gCCGAGTTGGACAGGCAGTGGCTCTGCGAGCCAAGTCCTTTGGCTTCAACGTGATTTTCTATGATCCCTATCTGCCGGATGGAGTGGAGCGATCCTTGGGTTTACAACGAGTAGGAACCCTGCAGGATCTACTAATGCACAGCGATTGCATCACATTGCACTGCAGCCTGAATGAACATAACCATCACCTCATCAATGACTTCACTATTAAACAG atgCGCCAGGGCTGCTTCTTAGTGAACACAGCCCGGGGAGGGCTGGTAGATGAGAAAGCCTTAGCACAAGCCTTGAAAGAGGGGAGAATCAGAGGAACAGCATTGGATGTGCATGAGTCTGAGCCTTTCAG CTTTGCTCAGGGGCCCTTAAAAGACGCACCCAATGTGATCTGCACCCCTCACACTGCCTGGTACAGTGAGCAGGCTTCCATTGAATCCAGAGAAGATGCAGCTAAAGAGATCCGCAGAGCTATTACAG GTCACATACCTGATGCTTTGAGGAACTGTGTTAATAAGGAGTACTTGCTGTTAGCAGCTCAGTGGTCCAGTATTGATCCTGCAACTGTCTACCCAGAACTCAATGGAGCTGCAGCTTACAG GTTTCCTCCAGTAGTGGGAGTAGCCACTCCTGGTCTACCAGAACCACCAGTAGTGGAAGGGATTGTAGCTCATGGGATCCCTCCTGTTTCTCACTCTGCACCGCGTACCCCTTCCCCAGGAGAGACGAGCAAACTGGATGCAGACAGAGAGATTCCTGCTGACCAGTAG
- the LOC101921591 gene encoding C-terminal-binding protein 2-like isoform X2, whose translation MRWWWMTKGAGATGIRPPIVNGPMPARPLVALLDGRDCTVEMPILKDVATVAFCDAQSTQEIHEKVLNEAVGALMYHTITLSRQDLEKFKALRVIVRIGSGYDNVDIKSAAELGIAVCNIPSSSVEETADSTLCHILNLYRRVTWLHQAMREGNRASSVEQIREVAGGAVRIRGETLGIIGLGRVGQAVALRAKSFGFNVIFYDPYLPDGVERSLGLQRVGTLQDLLMHSDCITLHCSLNEHNHHLINDFTIKQMRQGCFLVNTARGGLVDEKALAQALKEGRIRGTALDVHESEPFSFAQGPLKDAPNVICTPHTAWYSEQASIESREDAAKEIRRAITGHIPDALRNCVNKEYLLLAAQWSSIDPATVYPELNGAAAYRFPPVVGVATPGLPEPPVVEGIVAHGIPPVSHSAPRTPSPGETSKLDADREIPADQ comes from the exons ATGAGGTGGTGGTGGATGACTAAAGGGGCAGGGGCAACAG GCATACGGCCTCCTATTGTGAATGGCCCGATGCCAGCACGGCCACTGGTTGCGCTCCTGGATGGACGAGATTGCACGGTGGAGATGCCCATCTTGAAGGATGTTGCTACGGTGGCATTTTGCGATGCTCAGTCAACTCAGGAAATCCATGAAAAG GTGCTGAATGAAGCAGTAGGAGCTCTGATGTATCACACCATTACCCTCTCTCGTCAGGATCTGGAGAAATTCAAAGCCCTCAGGGTCATTGTGCGTATTGGCAGTGGCTATGACAATGTTGACATCAAATCTGCTGCAGAATTAG GCATTGCAGTTTGCAACATCCCTTCCTCCTCAGTAGAGGAGACTGCTGACTCCACCCTCTGCCACATCTTGAACCTATATCGCCGTGTTACTTGGCTACATCAGGCTATGCGTGAAGGGAATCGAGCCTCGAGTGTAGAACAGATTCGAGAGGTGGCTGGAGGCGCTGTGCGTATCCGTGGGGAGACTTTGGGCATCATTGGACTAG gCCGAGTTGGACAGGCAGTGGCTCTGCGAGCCAAGTCCTTTGGCTTCAACGTGATTTTCTATGATCCCTATCTGCCGGATGGAGTGGAGCGATCCTTGGGTTTACAACGAGTAGGAACCCTGCAGGATCTACTAATGCACAGCGATTGCATCACATTGCACTGCAGCCTGAATGAACATAACCATCACCTCATCAATGACTTCACTATTAAACAG atgCGCCAGGGCTGCTTCTTAGTGAACACAGCCCGGGGAGGGCTGGTAGATGAGAAAGCCTTAGCACAAGCCTTGAAAGAGGGGAGAATCAGAGGAACAGCATTGGATGTGCATGAGTCTGAGCCTTTCAG CTTTGCTCAGGGGCCCTTAAAAGACGCACCCAATGTGATCTGCACCCCTCACACTGCCTGGTACAGTGAGCAGGCTTCCATTGAATCCAGAGAAGATGCAGCTAAAGAGATCCGCAGAGCTATTACAG GTCACATACCTGATGCTTTGAGGAACTGTGTTAATAAGGAGTACTTGCTGTTAGCAGCTCAGTGGTCCAGTATTGATCCTGCAACTGTCTACCCAGAACTCAATGGAGCTGCAGCTTACAG GTTTCCTCCAGTAGTGGGAGTAGCCACTCCTGGTCTACCAGAACCACCAGTAGTGGAAGGGATTGTAGCTCATGGGATCCCTCCTGTTTCTCACTCTGCACCGCGTACCCCTTCCCCAGGAGAGACGAGCAAACTGGATGCAGACAGAGAGATTCCTGCTGACCAGTAG
- the GFRA3 gene encoding GDNF family receptor alpha-3 codes for MGLALLPALLLGLLLSRAGDLLALPRSNCIAAEQLCLSDSVCNATYRILENCALAKTRFLPLDHDSRVQCLNAELDLGNSSLLHCRCHRRMKRQEHCLRVFWTIHSSMTDGYFNLETSPYENPANEEHWKTDYNKLAALLSGSQLAGDATNPCLKATHVCNLSKKCVRLRTDYASICTKGAGSEDMCDRRKCHRGLRNFFEKVPEDFTKRILFCPCQDELCGERRRKTIVPDCSFQYNTKPNCLWLLDSCLEDHICKSRLADFQQNCQPADMSPDGCSQHNHAACLQAYMGMIGTPMTPNYVSNSSVEVSLWCTCESSGNQKEKCDQILGMFESNKCLENTIWSQMHLKQTALERQEDLFYSSSLSFQGDSTSTSLASEMSQVAEGKTQRDISEHSSMPMASSVYSGAAISWPPLALFLPLLLSSH; via the exons ATGGGGCTGGCGCTGCTCCCGGcgctgctcctggggctgctcctctcccGAGCCG GAGacctcctggctctgccacgGAGCAACTGCATCGCAGCAGAACAGCTGTGCCTCTCGGACTCTGTCTGCAATGCTACCTACAGGATCCTGGAGAACTGTGCCCTGGCCAAGACTCGCTTCCTCCCGCTGGATCACGACAGCAGGGTCCAATGTCTGAATGCAGAGCTAGACCTCGGAAACAGCtctctgctgcactgcaggTGTCACCGGCGCATGAAGAGACAGGAGCACTGCTTACGTGTTTTCTGGACCATTCACTCCAGCATGACAGATG GTTATTTCAATTTGGAGACCTCTCCCTATGAGAATCCAGCAAATGAAGAACACTGGAAGACTGATTATAATAAACTGGCAGCTCTGTTATCAG GCTCACAGTTAGCAGGAGATGCAACAAATCCATGCCTGAAGGCAACTCATGTCTGTAATCTGAGCAAGAAGTGCGTCCGTCTGCGCACAGACTACGCCTCCATCTGCACCAAGGGAGCAGGAAGCGAAGACATGTGCGACCGCCGCAAGTGCCACAGAGGGCTAAGGAATTTCTTTGAGAAAGTCCCTGAGGATTTCACCAAAAGGATCCTATTCTGTCCATGTCAGGATGAACTTTGTGGAGAACGACGCCGGAAAACTATTGTTCCTGACTGTTCCTTCCAGTATAACACCAAACCCAACTGCCTCTGGCTTCTGGACTCCTGCTTAGAAGACCATATCTGCAA ATCCCGACTGGCTGACTTCCAACAAAACTGTCAACCTGCAGACATGTCCCCAGATGGTTGCTCTCAGCACAACCATGCTGCATGCCTGCAGGCGTACATGGGGATGATTG GCACACCCATGACACCCAACTATGTCAGTAACTCCAGTGTGGAGGTCTCCCTGTGGTGCACATGTGAGAGCAGCGGCAACCAGAAGGAGAAGTGTGACCAGATACTTGGCATGTTTGAGAGCAACAAATGCCTTG AAAATACGATTTGGTCTCAAATGCACCTGAAGCAGACAGCTCTAGAAAGACAGGAAGACTTATTTTATTCATCTTCCCTAAGCTTCCAAGGAGACAGTACCAGCACATCTCTTGCTTCAGAAATGTCCCAG GTGGCTGAAGGGAAGACACAGCGAGACATCTCTGAACACAGCAGTATGCCTATGGCCTCCTCTGTGTATTCTGGAGCTGCTATTTCTTGGCCGCCTCTGGCTCTGTTCCTGCCCCTCTTGCTCAGCTCACATTAA